TTAATCAATAAAGGGTTGGAGTATGCCAACTATTACGTCTAATGCATTTTCGTCTCTGCAAAAAAAACTTAAAGCAGCAAATATAGAATATTCTAAAGCAGTTATGGAAATAGCATCAGGTCTTAGCGCAAAGGATCTTCTTTCCCAAATAGGACTTAGCAAAAAAGAAGTCGAGGCAATTTTTATAAATGGTAGGATCACTCCGTTTGATACTGTGATTAAAGATGGAAATCGAGTAGCCGTTGTTCCTAATTTCACCGCTGAACCATATAGAAATTTACAGGGATTAAAAAATATATGGCGTATTGAAAATACACGAATCATTTCAGGAGAAAAAAAGCAAATGATAACACTTAATAGTGAGTTGACAATAAAAAACATGTCATTTAAA
This portion of the Pseudomonadota bacterium genome encodes:
- a CDS encoding MoaD/ThiS family protein is translated as MPTITSNAFSSLQKKLKAANIEYSKAVMEIASGLSAKDLLSQIGLSKKEVEAIFINGRITPFDTVIKDGNRVAVVPNFTAEPYRNLQGLKNIWRIENTRIISGEKKQMITLNSELTIKNMSFKNRLVLPPITTNYGTSKGLVTQDILHFYKERSKDMGLVIVEATSVQSNGRIVPCSLGLWDDSQIPGMIKLAKTIQKQGAIAVVQLNHAGPRCIPLKSKRHG